AAAAGCCATGACGGCAATGGACAACCATCATGACTTTCCCATTCAAAATGCGTCTAACTCTGTCTGTAACTGACTTAGTTCTTTACGATCTGTACATCATCGATTTGCAAATTCGTATTTCCCCCAGCAGCCTGGTAGAAGGCAACGTTTAATTTTCCATTCGTCACATTCACCGTTCCGCTAATTTTTTGATAGGTGCTGCCATGAGGCACGTTGGAGTAAACAACGTCTCCACCGTACCCAGAAAGTTCCATGCGGCTTATTGTTGGTGTTCCCGTATTCTGCTTGACCATCGCCGTTACTGTATAAGAACCATTCGCTACATTCACAACGTCCTGTTCAATTTTTTGCGTATAACTTTGAGTTCCCCAGAAGTAAGCTTTATTTTGTCCGCTATTTACATCGCTGCCGTCAACACCGACATTAGAGCCCGTTGCTTTCCATCCGCTAAGGTTTCCGGCTTCAAACCCCCCGTTTGTAATAGTTACGGTTGGTAAAGGATCGGTACCGCCCGAGCCACCGGTGTTATCAGTTCCACTAGGTACGATTTCAACATTATCAATTTGCAAATTCGTATTTCCAGGAGCTTCTTGATAGAAACCGATATCCAGCTTACCGTTTGTGACATTTACTGTGCCGCTAATTTTCACATAGCTATCGCTGTGAGGAATTGCAGTTGCTACAGTTGTCCCCCCAAAACCAGATAACTCCATTTTGCTTACAGTAGCTGTGCCCGTGCTTTGTTTAACCATGGCATTCACCGTGTACGTACCGTTTGTTAAACCACTAACTGTTTGTGAAGCCTTCGCTGTATAAGCACTGGAATTCCATATCCAGTATTTGCTGCCTGCGTAAGCGTCATTGGTGTCAACACCATGCGCCGAGGTCCCCGAGAAAGTCCAGCCTGTTTCACCATTCTCAAAATTTCCATTCACAAGCTGTCCACTACCAGTGCCTGTTCCTGGATCTGGGTCTGTACCCCCCACTCGCATCGCTGCTCATATAAATCATGCTCCAATATTCCAGTGATGGTACAGTTACATTCACAAATTTGCCGTTT
This genomic window from Paenibacillus hexagrammi contains:
- a CDS encoding carbohydrate binding domain-containing protein — translated: MGGTDPDPGTGTGSGQLVNGNFENGETGWTFSGTSAHGVDTNDAYAGSKYWIWNSSAYTAKASQTVSGLTNGTYTVNAMVKQSTGTATVSKMELSGFGGTTVATAIPHSDSYVKISGTVNVTNGKLDIGFYQEAPGNTNLQIDNVEIVPSGTDNTGGSGGTDPLPTVTITNGGFEAGNLSGWKATGSNVGVDGSDVNSGQNKAYFWGTQSYTQKIEQDVVNVANGSYTVTAMVKQNTGTPTISRMELSGYGGDVVYSNVPHGSTYQKISGTVNVTNGKLNVAFYQAAGGNTNLQIDDVQIVKN